In the Chroococcidiopsis sp. SAG 2025 genome, one interval contains:
- a CDS encoding shikimate dehydrogenase has protein sequence MITGKTKLLGVIGHPVEHSLSPAMHNAAIAHLGLDYIYLPLPVKPEDLAVALQGFAAIGLVGFNATIPHKQAILCFLSEVSPVAQAVGAVNTVWRTDTGWAGTNTDVEGFLAPLLEKSKVMEKSKVKSQKSKVESNSSTTNHQLPITDSRLPTPDSRLSTAVILGNGGAARAVVAGCSQLGCVEICVVGRNEVKLREFYESWDNSQFQANLQVYSWDKLPDLIARADLLVNTTPIGMYPHVDRSPLSLAEMEVLKQGAIAYDLIYTPRPTLFLQQAQQQGAMTIDGLEMLVQQGAAALKIWLQQPVPVEIMRQALQQQL, from the coding sequence ATGATTACAGGCAAAACAAAACTACTTGGCGTAATTGGACATCCGGTGGAACATTCCCTTTCTCCGGCGATGCACAATGCCGCGATCGCCCATTTAGGATTAGATTATATTTATCTTCCCTTACCCGTAAAACCAGAAGATTTAGCCGTTGCACTCCAAGGTTTTGCAGCGATTGGCTTAGTCGGTTTTAACGCCACCATTCCCCACAAACAGGCAATTTTATGCTTCCTCTCAGAAGTTTCCCCCGTGGCGCAAGCAGTAGGCGCAGTCAATACCGTTTGGCGCACAGATACGGGATGGGCGGGGACTAATACTGACGTGGAAGGATTTCTCGCACCGCTTTTGGAAAAGTCAAAAGTCATGGAAAAGTCAAAAGTCAAAAGTCAAAAGTCAAAAGTCGAATCAAACTCATCAACTACCAACCACCAATTACCCATTACCGACTCCCGACTCCCGACTCCCGACTCCCGGCTCTCCACAGCAGTCATTCTCGGTAATGGTGGTGCAGCTAGGGCTGTAGTAGCGGGTTGTTCTCAGTTGGGTTGTGTAGAAATTTGTGTCGTAGGGCGTAATGAGGTTAAGTTACGAGAGTTTTACGAGAGTTGGGATAATTCTCAATTTCAGGCTAACTTGCAAGTCTATAGTTGGGATAAGCTACCGGATTTAATTGCCCGTGCCGATTTGTTAGTGAATACAACACCCATCGGTATGTATCCTCATGTCGATCGATCGCCTTTGAGTCTAGCTGAAATGGAAGTATTAAAACAAGGTGCGATCGCCTACGATTTAATTTATACTCCTCGTCCAACATTATTTCTACAGCAAGCACAACAACAAGGTGCAATGACTATTGATGGTTTGGAAATGCTAGTGCAACAAGGCGCAGCTGCTTTAAAAATCTGGTTGCAGCAGCCCGTTCCTGTAGAGATTATGCGCCAAGCACTGCAACAACAACTGTAG
- a CDS encoding TIGR00266 family protein gives MNIDILYQPDSAIARIRMSAGEELVAEAGSMIAMSSYINASTTLRQGKSGGILGGLKRMMAGESLFLSIFRSPTHDCEVFLAPKLMGDILSYQMSSVGLVVQASSYLASEANVDINVGFQGFKSFFSGESIFWLDIGGSGQVILTSFGAIYEISVDGEYIVDTGHIVAFEKSLNFSITKVGSNLIGAFLGREGLACRFQGKGRLFCQTHNANTFGQIVGSQLPAK, from the coding sequence ATGAACATAGATATCTTATATCAACCCGATAGCGCGATCGCTCGTATTAGGATGAGTGCGGGCGAGGAGTTAGTGGCGGAAGCAGGTAGTATGATTGCTATGAGTAGTTATATCAATGCTAGTACTACCCTCAGACAAGGAAAAAGTGGTGGAATCTTGGGCGGACTTAAACGAATGATGGCGGGAGAGTCTTTATTTTTGAGTATATTTCGTTCTCCCACGCATGACTGTGAAGTCTTTTTAGCCCCTAAATTAATGGGCGATATTTTGAGTTATCAAATGTCATCAGTTGGGCTAGTCGTTCAAGCAAGTTCTTATTTAGCTAGCGAGGCGAATGTCGATATTAACGTGGGGTTTCAAGGATTTAAATCGTTCTTTTCAGGAGAATCAATTTTTTGGTTAGATATAGGTGGTTCCGGTCAAGTTATCCTAACATCTTTCGGAGCAATTTACGAAATTTCTGTCGATGGCGAGTATATCGTTGATACTGGGCATATTGTAGCTTTTGAAAAAAGTTTAAATTTTAGCATTACAAAAGTTGGCTCTAATTTAATTGGAGCATTTTTAGGCAGAGAAGGATTAGCTTGTCGCTTTCAAGGTAAAGGTAGATTATTTTGCCAAACTCACAATGCTAATACTTTCGGTCAAATAGTTGGCTCGCAATTACCTGCAAAATAA
- a CDS encoding response regulator has product MSQDKEREIQLQFLEEAQDHLDAIESKLIGVSSRAELTRQEVDAMLRSAHSIKGGAAMMEFSTLSHLAHRLENFFKVIRTQKQIQPEVERLLLSAVDCLRHVVTTNRQTNVVDEQWQTSQVQPLFEQLHQILGEPREEQETVTPLSPQQGLETIQMLFEAEVDAYLQQLETILAQEDKSNLGAEIATIAQDLSDLGEVLELPEFNSLCSSVKQLLATQPAREEEIAQAALRVWRRSQAAIMAGQLQGLPSTLNLDGVVEEVESLSTSAADPTAVTAASPARLSSPLDLAPPAELKETQENTVRVPLKQLEQLNDLFGELTIERSGLDLQIERLRNSVKILERKVRSLQQSHHRRRTATLPPSSFPSALPTTSSFLSEVAFSPDSTQLQQDTTPRSPQPTSPLDSGNNLDEAADEASTEVMANVVQLQEVSGDIDLCLQETEQIVGDLNRTAKQLQFCINQLRMRPFADLVGRFPRALRELALQHGKNVELKIQGGDTPIDRSILEALGNPLMHLLRNAFDHGIEDPETRKASGKPEQGTISIEASYRGNQALITFKDDGQGIALDKVRQRAQHLGLDREAIANASDEEVLTLIFEPGFSTADEVTSLSGRGVGMDVVRTNLRQVRGDIKVETKAGVGTTFTISVPLTLSVARVLLVESRGILLAFPTTAIEEMLLLDVEQISTIEDKPQLHWKEYSVPLIYLGDWLKFRRLQNTNEERTQPLMSAPTVLLIANGSDWVGLQVDRCWGEQEVAIRPVEGNIPMPPGFNGCTILGDGKVVPLVNTPELLYWIATSQHPASLEPEDRHRAAAELQNQRPTILVVDDSINVRRLLSLTLEKAGYRVEQGKDGLDALEKLMSGSQIAAVVCDIDMPRLDGYGFLARVKSNPAFQQLPIVMLTSRSGIKERQLALNLGATAFFCKPYDKQQLSETLERLINGKGEES; this is encoded by the coding sequence ATGTCTCAGGATAAAGAACGTGAAATTCAGCTCCAGTTTTTAGAAGAAGCCCAAGACCATTTGGATGCGATCGAGTCAAAGCTAATTGGAGTTAGCAGTCGTGCGGAACTGACACGGCAAGAAGTTGATGCCATGCTGCGATCGGCACACTCGATTAAGGGTGGAGCTGCAATGATGGAATTTTCAACTCTGAGTCATTTAGCGCATCGCCTGGAAAACTTTTTTAAAGTCATCAGAACTCAGAAGCAGATTCAGCCGGAAGTGGAAAGGTTGCTGTTGAGTGCTGTGGATTGTTTGCGCCACGTCGTCACGACAAATCGCCAGACAAACGTTGTGGACGAGCAATGGCAGACGAGTCAAGTTCAACCGCTATTCGAGCAGTTGCACCAAATACTGGGAGAACCAAGAGAAGAACAGGAAACAGTTACACCTCTGTCACCGCAGCAGGGATTAGAAACGATCCAAATGCTGTTTGAAGCGGAAGTTGATGCTTATTTGCAGCAGCTAGAGACGATTTTGGCGCAAGAGGATAAGTCTAACTTGGGCGCAGAAATCGCGACGATCGCCCAAGATTTAAGCGATTTGGGGGAAGTACTAGAACTACCAGAGTTTAACAGTTTGTGTAGCTCCGTAAAACAGCTATTAGCAACTCAACCCGCACGGGAGGAAGAGATTGCCCAAGCAGCTTTGCGAGTGTGGCGGCGATCGCAAGCCGCAATTATGGCAGGACAATTACAGGGTTTACCCTCGACGCTCAATTTAGATGGTGTTGTAGAGGAAGTTGAGAGCTTGAGTACCAGCGCTGCCGATCCTACTGCTGTTACGGCTGCTAGTCCTGCCAGATTATCATCTCCGCTCGATCTCGCGCCGCCAGCCGAACTGAAGGAAACGCAGGAAAATACCGTTAGAGTTCCGCTCAAACAGCTAGAGCAACTCAACGATCTGTTTGGGGAGTTGACTATAGAACGCAGCGGACTCGACTTACAAATAGAGAGGTTGCGGAACTCCGTCAAAATTCTGGAACGGAAAGTGCGATCGCTGCAACAATCCCATCATCGTCGTCGGACTGCAACACTGCCACCATCTTCATTTCCATCGGCTTTACCCACAACATCATCTTTTCTATCGGAAGTTGCCTTTTCTCCTGACAGCACCCAATTGCAGCAGGACACAACCCCGCGATCGCCTCAGCCAACGTCCCCACTGGATAGTGGTAATAATCTAGATGAAGCAGCAGACGAGGCTTCGACAGAGGTAATGGCGAATGTCGTGCAATTGCAAGAAGTGAGCGGAGATATCGATCTGTGCTTGCAGGAGACAGAGCAAATTGTTGGCGACCTCAACCGCACGGCAAAACAACTGCAATTTTGCATCAACCAACTGCGAATGCGTCCGTTTGCCGATCTGGTCGGGCGATTTCCTAGAGCCTTGCGGGAATTGGCTTTACAGCACGGTAAAAATGTCGAACTCAAAATTCAAGGCGGCGATACCCCGATCGATCGCAGTATTTTAGAAGCCCTGGGCAACCCGCTGATGCATTTGTTGCGTAATGCCTTCGATCATGGTATAGAAGACCCTGAAACTCGCAAAGCTAGCGGTAAGCCGGAACAAGGTACGATTTCAATTGAAGCATCATATCGGGGCAATCAAGCCCTGATTACTTTCAAAGATGATGGGCAGGGAATTGCTCTTGATAAGGTCAGACAGCGGGCGCAACACCTGGGACTCGATCGGGAGGCGATCGCCAATGCTAGTGATGAAGAAGTTTTAACCCTGATCTTCGAGCCTGGTTTTAGTACTGCCGATGAAGTCACTTCCTTATCCGGTCGCGGTGTCGGGATGGATGTGGTCCGCACGAACCTGCGTCAAGTGCGCGGTGACATTAAAGTAGAAACCAAGGCAGGAGTAGGTACGACATTTACCATCAGCGTGCCCCTCACACTATCGGTGGCAAGGGTGCTATTGGTGGAAAGTCGGGGGATATTACTGGCTTTTCCCACCACGGCGATCGAAGAAATGCTCCTGCTCGATGTAGAACAAATATCTACAATCGAAGACAAACCACAACTGCACTGGAAAGAATACTCAGTCCCCCTGATTTATCTAGGCGATTGGCTGAAATTTCGTCGCCTGCAAAATACTAATGAAGAAAGAACTCAGCCCCTCATGAGCGCACCAACAGTATTATTAATTGCTAATGGTAGCGATTGGGTTGGTTTGCAAGTAGACCGTTGCTGGGGCGAACAGGAAGTTGCCATCCGTCCGGTCGAGGGTAACATTCCCATGCCTCCTGGCTTCAACGGCTGTACGATTTTAGGCGATGGTAAGGTCGTTCCCTTGGTCAACACCCCAGAGTTACTTTACTGGATTGCCACTAGCCAGCATCCTGCCAGCTTAGAGCCAGAGGATCGCCATCGTGCAGCGGCAGAACTACAAAACCAACGCCCGACAATTTTAGTCGTCGATGACTCGATTAATGTCCGTCGCCTCTTATCTTTAACGCTAGAAAAAGCAGGATATCGAGTCGAACAGGGCAAAGACGGACTGGATGCTTTAGAAAAGTTGATGAGTGGTTCTCAAATTGCTGCCGTAGTTTGCGATATCGATATGCCTCGGCTCGATGGGTACGGTTTCTTGGCTAGGGTGAAATCCAATCCAGCTTTCCAACAGTTACCCATTGTCATGTTGACCTCTCGCAGTGGCATTAAAGAACGCCAACTTGCTTTAAATTTGGGTGCAACTGCCTTTTTCTGTAAGCCTTACGACAAGCAGCAATTGTCAGAAACGCTGGAGCGTTTGATAAATGGAAAGGGAGAAGAGAGCTGA
- a CDS encoding IS4 family transposase codes for MEQAIAKTKVCEQRKRSLPAQLVICLVIAMSLWSRDSMRDVLKNLIDGLSEAWVKVGKYWRVFCKSAITQARQRLSPRVMSQLFHQLVRPMASTDTKGAFLNGLRIVVIDRTCFDLPDSDENARVFGRPSSRPGTQAAFPKLRLVILVEAGTHLIFDALMCPYRIGERVRALRLLRSVSSGMLLMWDRGLHSYAMVQATVTTGSDYLGRIPANVKFLCEEPLADGSYLSWIYPPAKFRSKACQPIQVRVIEYTIGNTDNPEEQLRYRLITSLLELEKFPAQLLAIEYHQRWEVENTIDELKVHLSGRKTHIRSQKPREVVQEVYGWLLGHWAVRLLMFQAAKSAGITPLRLSFTGTLRVIRRAIPKFQRLQSQELPFF; via the coding sequence ATCGAGCAAGCGATCGCTAAAACTAAAGTTTGTGAACAACGTAAACGCTCGTTACCAGCACAATTGGTAATTTGTTTGGTAATTGCGATGAGTCTGTGGTCACGAGATTCGATGAGAGATGTGCTGAAAAACTTAATTGATGGGCTGAGCGAAGCATGGGTGAAAGTGGGGAAATACTGGCGAGTTTTTTGTAAATCAGCAATAACGCAAGCCCGACAACGATTAAGTCCAAGGGTGATGAGTCAATTGTTCCATCAACTGGTGCGACCAATGGCTAGCACCGATACCAAAGGAGCATTTCTCAATGGATTGCGAATTGTGGTAATTGATCGGACTTGCTTCGATCTGCCAGACAGCGATGAAAATGCGAGAGTTTTTGGTCGTCCGAGCAGCCGTCCTGGCACACAAGCCGCATTTCCCAAACTGCGATTAGTCATTTTGGTAGAAGCAGGAACACATTTAATCTTTGATGCATTGATGTGTCCATATCGAATAGGAGAACGAGTGCGGGCATTAAGATTATTACGCTCCGTGAGTTCAGGGATGTTGTTGATGTGGGACAGAGGGTTACATTCTTATGCAATGGTGCAAGCAACTGTCACAACTGGTAGCGATTATTTAGGAAGAATTCCCGCAAATGTCAAGTTTTTGTGCGAAGAACCACTGGCGGATGGTTCTTATCTGAGTTGGATTTATCCACCTGCTAAATTCCGCTCAAAAGCTTGCCAGCCCATACAAGTCCGAGTGATTGAATACACAATTGGTAATACCGACAACCCAGAGGAACAACTAAGATATCGCTTAATTACCAGCTTATTGGAATTGGAGAAATTTCCGGCTCAACTACTGGCGATTGAATATCATCAACGCTGGGAAGTAGAAAATACTATTGATGAACTCAAAGTACATTTATCAGGACGAAAAACTCATATTCGCTCTCAAAAACCGCGTGAAGTTGTGCAGGAAGTTTACGGGTGGTTGTTAGGACACTGGGCTGTGCGGTTATTGATGTTTCAAGCTGCAAAGAGCGCGGGTATCACTCCTTTGCGTCTGAGTTTCACTGGGACATTGCGAGTTATTCGTCGTGCTATCCCGAAATTTCAACGCTTGCAATCACAAGAACTCCCCTTTTTTTAA
- a CDS encoding TIGR00266 family protein, which yields MKYDIRYKPAFAAIFVTLDPGESITAEAGAMTSMDAQLSIQTKFSGGLIPALLKKFLGGESLFVNTFTNRTQQSLRLVLTQSTIGDIGRLDLSQGDICLQPGAFVAHSAGVKMGLQWAGIKSWLAGEGLFKLKLSGSGRAFFGCYGGITKKQIQGEFIVDSGHLVAYEPKIKMSIGLAGGLVGSVTSGEGLVNRLSGTGDIYLQSRSIDGLVRYLRSQVK from the coding sequence TTGAAATACGATATTCGCTACAAACCAGCCTTTGCTGCTATTTTCGTCACGCTCGATCCTGGGGAGAGTATTACTGCTGAAGCTGGGGCAATGACGAGTATGGATGCGCAGTTATCAATCCAAACTAAATTTTCTGGTGGTTTAATTCCTGCCTTACTGAAAAAGTTTTTGGGTGGCGAATCGTTATTCGTTAATACTTTTACCAATCGAACTCAACAATCCCTTAGATTAGTTTTAACTCAATCCACAATTGGCGATATTGGCAGGCTTGATTTGAGTCAGGGAGATATTTGCTTGCAACCAGGTGCATTTGTTGCCCATAGTGCAGGGGTGAAAATGGGCTTACAATGGGCAGGAATTAAAAGTTGGTTGGCAGGCGAAGGATTATTTAAACTGAAACTCAGTGGTAGTGGTAGGGCATTTTTTGGCTGCTATGGCGGGATTACTAAAAAACAAATTCAAGGAGAATTTATCGTCGATAGCGGACATTTAGTTGCCTACGAACCAAAAATTAAAATGAGCATTGGATTAGCTGGTGGCTTAGTTGGTTCCGTTACCTCTGGCGAAGGATTAGTCAATCGTCTTTCTGGTACGGGCGATATTTATTTACAATCTCGCAGTATTGATGGATTAGTTAGATATTTGCGATCGCAAGTTAAGTAG
- a CDS encoding chemotaxis protein CheW: MNSAEIETRPGERYLKFYLAEQIPAILAMEYVQEVLMIPARRITPMPNMPECVVGLLNHRNRVLWVVDLAQILSLQPLDYNISQYNVILIQAQQMTLGLLVPEVNGVKYFTPDLVQSSKELVTSALIPFLHGCIVQEQELILVVNAEAILLAPALYRK, translated from the coding sequence ATGAATTCAGCAGAAATAGAAACCCGTCCAGGTGAAAGATATTTAAAATTTTATCTGGCAGAACAAATTCCTGCTATTTTGGCAATGGAGTACGTGCAAGAGGTATTGATGATACCCGCACGGAGAATTACACCTATGCCCAATATGCCTGAGTGTGTAGTCGGTTTGCTGAACCACCGCAATCGGGTATTGTGGGTAGTCGATTTGGCTCAGATCCTCAGCTTGCAGCCGCTCGACTACAATATCTCGCAATATAATGTCATTTTAATTCAAGCCCAGCAAATGACTTTGGGGTTACTCGTACCAGAAGTCAACGGCGTAAAATACTTTACTCCAGACTTGGTTCAATCCTCAAAAGAGCTGGTAACATCAGCATTAATTCCTTTCCTTCATGGCTGTATCGTCCAGGAACAAGAGTTAATACTCGTAGTCAATGCAGAAGCAATTTTACTTGCCCCCGCTCTGTACAGGAAATAG
- a CDS encoding alpha/beta fold hydrolase: protein MQTTTAATTSVPGKYWQWRGHSIYYVKAGTPHPQRPPLLLVHGFGASTDHWRKNIAELQNDFQVFAIDLIGFGRSAKAKLQYSGDLWRDQLHDFITEVIGQPAVLAGNSLGGYASLCVAAQRPDAAAGLVLLNSAGPFSEEQPSVESESVQTEVQPPRQPDLWQKFFGDVTKWIFQQPWARFLLFQYVRQPWVIRQTLEKVYLDKSAITDQLVEDIYRPACDPGAVDVFASVFSTPQGEKVDILLQQLTCPLLLLWGEGDPWMNARGRSPKFRQYYPQLQEYFLKAGHCPHDEVPEQVNSLLREWILSISA from the coding sequence GTGCAAACAACAACAGCTGCTACAACCTCGGTTCCTGGTAAGTATTGGCAGTGGCGCGGGCATTCGATTTACTATGTCAAGGCGGGAACGCCCCATCCTCAGCGCCCACCTTTACTATTAGTACATGGATTTGGTGCTTCTACCGACCACTGGCGCAAAAATATTGCCGAACTCCAAAACGATTTTCAAGTCTTTGCGATCGATCTGATTGGTTTCGGACGTTCTGCTAAAGCTAAACTGCAATATAGTGGCGATTTGTGGCGCGACCAACTGCATGACTTTATCACCGAAGTTATCGGACAGCCTGCGGTATTAGCAGGTAATTCATTAGGTGGATATGCGAGTTTGTGCGTTGCTGCCCAGCGTCCAGATGCCGCAGCAGGGTTAGTATTACTGAATAGTGCCGGTCCTTTTAGCGAAGAACAGCCAAGCGTTGAATCAGAATCAGTGCAAACTGAAGTTCAACCACCACGCCAGCCGGACTTATGGCAAAAATTCTTCGGCGATGTAACCAAGTGGATTTTTCAGCAGCCTTGGGCGCGGTTTCTGTTATTTCAGTACGTTCGCCAACCGTGGGTGATCCGACAAACTCTAGAGAAAGTCTATCTTGATAAGAGTGCCATTACCGACCAGCTAGTAGAAGACATTTATCGTCCGGCGTGCGATCCTGGTGCAGTGGATGTATTTGCCTCAGTTTTCAGCACTCCTCAAGGGGAAAAAGTTGACATATTGCTACAACAATTGACTTGCCCGTTACTATTGTTGTGGGGTGAGGGCGACCCGTGGATGAATGCTAGAGGGCGAAGTCCAAAGTTTCGTCAATATTATCCACAATTGCAAGAATACTTCTTGAAAGCAGGTCATTGTCCTCATGATGAAGTTCCCGAACAGGTGAATTCATTGCTACGGGAGTGGATATTATCGATTTCTGCATGA
- a CDS encoding methyl-accepting chemotaxis protein — MNIRSKKEPRQDTAGEDRKTGMNRQADRSQEPESGLTKSHTNPLTIAAGQTTVPHGVNSVKRPPSKSRSWWWQRIGLRAKATLGAIAVSTIPIVLLGATAYHLTSSNITQNIRQQQQVRVASFADRLDRFLIGRYQDVQTLASMTLFNRPYIRRSLPEAERQAFLDQYIKNGQGYDSIILLDLDGDVVMQSSGDAIENYNKIDYFQAALKGDRPVITPPRKSIATGQYSIFTAAPVKDPDTGQTIGVVRTRTPVGYFDRSVQQQDRQLTKNIPGLQIEEFLAFNERGTIFIAPASYPEYLGKDVKAIFSQAVTQLQKSSTLGSTYDINRQQQQEYLLSYAPLPAIKELAKLNWGVAIAQPSDELFADIRGGLLLTFMGATGLTTLLAAAIATILVNRALRPIVTVSRAVRKLGQGRLDTRVPVTGEDEVGVLAANINRMAEQLQTQLEQQQSTVERANLLTDLTLQIRQSLNFQDILVTAVREVRRVLKTERVVVYCFDPDWQGKIIAESVAPGWQQLVGQTIDDSCFREGYAQQYREGRVRAIDNIYQAGLAACHVKQLEKFEVKATLVAPLIRDRELLGLLIAHQCSKSRIWQQADIDLFTQLATQIGFALDQAHLLEQVEASRQKAETISLDQRQQKEILQQKLVQLLAQIEGTARGDLTVRANTTTGEIGTVAEFFNAIIESLRQLVVQVKKAATQVNISVDENAGAIRQLADEALKQAQDIDRTLDSVQQMTHSIQAVAASADRAAEVASIAFSTAETGGKAMDRTVQSILSLRDTVTTTAMQAKQLGESTQQISKVVSLINHIALQTNVLAINASIEAGRAGEAGRGFTVVAEEIGQLAAKSAAATQEIEQIVENIQMETSHVVRTMEIGNQQAIAGANFVEDSKQSLGRILEESHQIYQLVQSISRATISQVETAQTVTKLMQDIAGVSAGTSEYSRQISNSLQRTVEVAQQLQVSVGKFKVGDEMRELGRKRAEIVGGAETAKDAETADEDETVKGEEI; from the coding sequence ATGAATATACGCTCTAAGAAAGAACCGAGGCAAGACACGGCAGGAGAAGATCGCAAAACTGGTATGAATCGTCAAGCAGATCGCAGTCAAGAGCCGGAGTCTGGTTTAACCAAAAGTCATACTAACCCGCTGACGATCGCTGCCGGACAAACTACAGTGCCTCACGGCGTTAACTCAGTCAAGCGTCCTCCCTCCAAGTCGCGTTCGTGGTGGTGGCAGCGGATTGGCTTGAGAGCCAAAGCTACGCTTGGGGCGATCGCAGTTAGCACGATTCCGATCGTTCTTTTAGGAGCAACCGCCTATCACCTCACCAGTAGTAATATTACTCAGAATATCAGACAGCAACAGCAAGTGCGAGTTGCATCTTTCGCCGATCGCTTAGATCGATTTTTAATCGGACGCTACCAGGACGTACAAACCCTGGCAAGTATGACGCTATTCAATCGCCCTTATATTCGGCGATCGCTACCAGAAGCAGAAAGACAAGCATTTTTAGACCAATATATTAAGAACGGTCAAGGCTACGACAGTATCATCCTGCTAGATCTGGACGGCGATGTAGTGATGCAATCGTCTGGAGATGCGATCGAGAACTACAACAAAATCGACTACTTTCAGGCAGCCCTGAAGGGCGATCGCCCAGTCATTACGCCGCCACGTAAATCCATCGCCACGGGACAGTACTCGATTTTTACCGCTGCACCAGTGAAAGATCCAGACACGGGGCAAACCATTGGCGTAGTCCGTACCCGCACCCCTGTAGGGTATTTCGATCGCAGCGTACAACAGCAAGATCGGCAACTGACCAAAAATATTCCTGGCTTGCAGATTGAGGAGTTCCTGGCTTTCAACGAGCGCGGTACGATCTTCATTGCCCCAGCATCATATCCCGAATACTTGGGTAAAGATGTCAAAGCAATTTTTTCCCAGGCAGTCACGCAACTGCAAAAATCGTCAACCCTGGGTAGTACCTACGATATCAATCGCCAGCAACAGCAAGAATATTTGCTATCTTACGCGCCGTTACCAGCAATTAAAGAATTAGCCAAACTGAACTGGGGAGTAGCGATCGCTCAGCCTAGTGACGAGCTGTTTGCCGACATTCGCGGCGGATTGCTGCTCACTTTTATGGGAGCAACGGGATTGACCACATTACTAGCGGCGGCGATCGCGACAATTTTGGTCAACCGCGCCCTGCGCCCGATCGTCACCGTTTCTCGCGCCGTGCGCAAACTAGGACAAGGCAGACTCGACACTCGCGTTCCGGTGACAGGCGAAGATGAAGTCGGGGTGTTAGCGGCAAATATCAACCGCATGGCGGAACAACTGCAAACCCAACTCGAACAACAGCAAAGCACTGTCGAAAGAGCCAATTTACTCACCGATCTGACCTTGCAAATTCGGCAGTCGCTTAACTTTCAAGATATTTTAGTCACTGCCGTGCGAGAAGTGCGGCGCGTCTTGAAAACAGAGCGCGTTGTTGTCTACTGCTTCGATCCCGACTGGCAGGGAAAAATTATTGCTGAGTCAGTAGCTCCTGGTTGGCAACAGTTAGTCGGGCAAACAATAGACGATAGCTGCTTTCGGGAAGGTTATGCCCAACAATATCGCGAAGGTAGAGTGCGGGCGATCGACAATATTTATCAAGCCGGACTGGCAGCTTGTCATGTCAAACAGTTAGAAAAATTTGAAGTCAAGGCTACGTTAGTTGCACCGCTGATTCGCGATCGCGAATTGTTAGGTTTACTCATTGCCCATCAATGTTCTAAATCGCGGATCTGGCAGCAAGCGGATATCGATTTATTTACCCAGTTAGCAACTCAAATTGGCTTTGCCCTCGATCAAGCTCATCTTTTAGAACAAGTAGAAGCCTCTCGCCAAAAAGCTGAAACGATTTCCCTCGACCAAAGACAACAAAAAGAAATTTTGCAGCAAAAACTCGTACAACTGCTAGCTCAAATTGAAGGCACGGCAAGGGGAGATTTGACAGTCAGGGCAAACACAACCACTGGAGAAATCGGTACGGTAGCGGAATTTTTCAATGCCATTATCGAAAGCCTCAGACAATTAGTCGTGCAGGTAAAAAAAGCGGCAACACAAGTGAATATTTCGGTAGACGAAAACGCAGGCGCAATCCGCCAACTCGCCGACGAAGCACTCAAACAGGCACAAGATATCGATCGCACCCTAGACTCAGTACAGCAGATGACTCATTCGATTCAAGCTGTAGCAGCTAGCGCCGATCGCGCCGCCGAAGTTGCTAGCATTGCTTTTAGCACGGCAGAGACTGGTGGCAAAGCAATGGATCGCACGGTACAGAGTATTTTGAGTTTGCGGGATACAGTCACGACAACCGCGATGCAAGCCAAACAGTTAGGCGAATCAACTCAACAAATCTCGAAAGTCGTATCTTTAATCAATCACATTGCCCTGCAAACCAATGTTTTAGCCATTAATGCTAGCATCGAAGCCGGACGTGCCGGAGAAGCCGGACGGGGATTTACTGTCGTGGCAGAAGAAATCGGACAACTCGCCGCCAAATCAGCCGCAGCCACCCAGGAAATCGAACAAATTGTCGAGAATATTCAAATGGAAACGAGCCATGTCGTGCGGACGATGGAAATAGGCAACCAGCAGGCGATCGCGGGTGCGAATTTTGTGGAAGACTCCAAACAAAGTTTGGGACGAATTTTAGAAGAATCACATCAAATTTATCAGTTGGTGCAATCGATTTCGCGTGCCACGATTTCCCAAGTCGAAACAGCACAAACGGTTACGAAATTGATGCAAGACATTGCTGGCGTATCGGCAGGAACTTCCGAATACTCCCGTCAAATCTCCAATTCTCTACAACGCACCGTAGAAGTTGCCCAACAACTTCAAGTTTCAGTTGGCAAGTTTAAAGTTGGCGACGAAATGCGGGAGCTGGGGAGAAAGAGAGCTGAGATAGTGGGGGGCGCTGAAACAGCTAAGGATGCTGAGACAGCTGACGAGGATGAGACAGTTAAGGGAGAAGAGATCTGA